A window of Mobula hypostoma unplaced genomic scaffold, sMobHyp1.1 scaffold_42, whole genome shotgun sequence contains these coding sequences:
- the LOC134341963 gene encoding zinc finger protein 664-like, translated as MRRDCGKRFTWSTDLVTHQRVHTGERPFTCSDCGKGFICSSELKVHQRVHTGERPYTCSDCGKGFTQSSSLQRHRRVHTGERPFTCSQCGKGFAQSSNLVTHYRVHTGGKFQ; from the exons ATGAGGAGAG actgtgggaagagattcacttggTCAACCGATCTGgtgacacaccagcgagttcacaccggggagagaccgttcacctgttcagactgtgggaagggattcatttgctcatctgaactgaaggtacatcagcgagttcacactggggagaggccgtacacctgctcagactgtgggaagggattcactcagtcatcgagCCTACAGAGACAccggcgagttcacactggagagaggccgttcacctgctctcaatgtgggaagggattcgctcAGTCATCTAACCTTGTGACACACTACCGTGTTCACACTGGGGGgaagtttcaataa